GAATTCTTGAGTCGGTGGGTGCTGGTGGTGGTAGGTGTTGTGTAGGGACACTGAAGCTGCAGGCATAAGTGGGTCCAATCATGGGGATTATTGGATGATCATGCTTAATCCCAAAGATTTTTTTTTCCCCTAGCCAACCAGCCAGCTCGTTATTTTTAATGCAAAAATCTGTCCCTTGTTACGTACAAGAGATAACTACGGTTTATCCAACTAAGGTTCCTCTCATAGTATTGGTCTAACCGTCTAAGCATAAAAACAACAAAGAAGTATCCTAGAAGAATATCCTGAAGAGTAAAAGACCCGATGCAATGCCACTAATAATAGCCAATTTCTTGCCAAACTAGAACAATGAAAACAAGTTTTGCTTGAAATGGCAAGAATTTTACCTTAAAACAGTGCCCCCAGAATACTCTCTCCGACGAACACAGATCCTGAAAACGCAAAAAACGCAAGAATGCAAAGAAAGGAGTGGAATACACAAATGGGGATGAAGAAAAAGGTGAAGCATAAGACCCTTATATACACATTTAACTGAGGATGGGGATGAAGAAAAAGGTGAAGCATAAGACCCTTATATACACATTTAACTGAGGGTTTGGCTCATACTTTTTACAACTTCGTAAAAGGTGTCGGGCTGCCTCTCATGATAAAAAATTGCTCAAGGTGCCTCTGTATTCGTGAGAAGGGCATCATTACCACTTCACCTTCCTGCGGTTTCATTGTTCCTTTCAACAGCCTCCCCTCCTTCCTCGTGGCCCATTTGCCCCAATAGTCTTtctttttcattcattttcttgcCTATTTGCCCCAATAGTCTTtctttttcattcattttcttgTCCACTTTCTTGCTTTCTTTAATGGTTGTATATTGAAAGTAGAAACAGTGAACATTTGAATTTTGATGTACTTTTCTATTAAATTCCAATTTTCTCCTTGGATCTTTTTCCTTtggttttctccagttttctttGACTCAAAGATGGTTAATTTTCCACCtagtttttttctctttttataaTTACTTTTTTATGATTAGTATCTCGGgtctaatattattaaattaaaatttattaattatttttattttttaaataaaatataaaaaatattatgccaattaaaatttttaatttaattatttataattttataattttaattcaaattaaaatataaaaataattatttattaagaaataaattactgatttaaatttaaaaaaatgccATTTTCTTTTCTATTCCCATAGTTTCATTTGGGATCGTGACGAGTACCTTTGGCGGGTGATAAGCCACTGAATAGAGGTATTTCTGTAATTTCGTTCTGTAATACTAACGCCCATACGCACGTGAAGGTCAAGCGCTTTCTGGGGCGAGCTCACAACGCGAGCATCAGTTACGAACCCAAAAAAAAAAGTAGTCCTTTATTCAATTTagtcttttttttaattaattaaaaggttTCCACCTAAACTCAAAAATTAAACTTTTTGACTAAATTTTTAACtcttgatttaaattaaaaaatttaattttttaattttaaaattaaatttttaatttaattctaaaaattaaaagtttaattactttaatttttttattttaaattaatttacaaaaaattaaaaaataaattaaattaaatttttcgaAAAGTGGAATAGTCAAATTAAGctttaaatcaaataaaatttttatttttaaaaataattaaacttttctAAATTATAGTTTCTAGAAAGTCCCTATTTTGTGACGTGGCACTTTGTTATTGGATGGTTTTAAAACCTGAGGTAACCGCAGGGGGAGTTTGGGATCGAACAGTATCAGAAAGAAGCGTGCAACTGTGAAGGATGGGGACCCACGTGTCAAGGCTATTATAAAAATGTGCGAGACAGCGAAGTCTGCAGTACCGTTGCTATTGGCTTGGATTTCACGTCTGACGCGGCACCGAGCACCGACAAATGGGTTAATTACCAAAGATTAAGAGGAGACTTATccattgattttaaaatttttttaacagtcTAATGTACATGAAAATTGTGCTGCAATGAGACACAGCAGCTGTTTCAAAAACCCAGTGGCTACCCATTTCTGGTTTTGAATCCCAGGTATTTGATTTCAGTCTCATGATAATTTTCATCACATGCTTAAGCTCAAATTTTGGCTTTGGGATTGGAGGATTTTTGACCTGTATagtcatttttaaaaaaaaattatttgcaaTTTGCCCGGACTTGTTTGCCCAGTTGGGTGATCCGGGATAGACAGGAAGAGCAGGTGGAATTTCTGCCTACAATGAGACCAATGTGAGGCTATAAGAAAAAGATCTGACATGGAAAATtgaaaagcttttttttttttttaagtttgaaCTGGTTCGGTTTTGTATGAGGCAGGAGACATGAGTTACAGGACAGATATTTTTGGCGCCGTTCTATGTTTTGGCAGTGGCCATCATATTAAGCGCCCTGGAAACGTCAACTTTGGACAGGTTGTATTGAACGTACTTGTGGGACCTTCAATTTCGCCATTAATTTTGCCGCTGGCCCATTTTTATTCTGGATAGGATCCTAGTTTTCTTTGTTGTTCTGGATAGGATAATAGTTACATTTAAGagtaaattacaaattaatttctCTATCTAAATGTTATATTAATAATGAACATGCTAATTAATTCAACTACAAATCAGCTCTGTTGTCAAAGTTTCAGAATTCGTAGAAAAAAAAGATATTATCCTACCAGTAATTCCCTGGCAGTGGTATCACGGATGCACAGTCTTGTCATAGTTTGGCGTTTGCTTTGTTATTTTTTCTGCCACTTCTGAGCCACTGCTGACAGAACGAAATGGCCACTGCCAACCTCAACCGTgatcatttttcttaaaaaaaaaaatttaaataaaataaaatgtcgcCTGCAGTGAGCTATGCCTTCCCCTTCTTGACTTTGTTCTTTTTCTCATTGGGTTATATCTGGGAGCTGTATTGAATGTGGTGTCTTTATTTAGAATTATTCACGCACAGACTGCAATCAGACAGTTATAACATGGTATGAGTAGGACACTGCTGCCGAGTGCCGTGCAGGATTTTTTATTCGGATATATCAGCTTCATTAAGACAAGGTAATTTGTGGGGAAAATACACTGCCAATCAGGTATTGAGTTTGAGTTTTCATCCATGCCAattgtatttttaaaaaaaaaaaaaaacaaaaaaggtaTGATCGGCCAAACATGGTCTTGAATATGGAGGTGGAGTATGCAATTTTCATCATTGTTATGGTTGAATATATACTGAGCATGTATGGGCAAGCATATCAGCTCTATAAAATACAAAGGGAAATCCGCCCTTTTTTTTTCTGTTAGCTTTCAGGAACTCCCGCGGTCATATAACATAGTTATATAATTAGGCATGGATGAAGCCTATGAGCTACATTGGATATATAAGACACAAACCTTCCATCCATCCTACTCATTCTGTGGTCCAAAAATTGATCCACCTTTCTCACTCTCTCTTTAATTAAATTACACATACAAAAAATCTCACCCCAACAACTTAGTTCATGCAAATGTCCAGTGAGctcatgtatatatgtatatcatTTTCCATTGTAGAGAGGATTTGGTAGGAAACATAAAAGCTTGAAAGTGATATGTCGGGTAGGACCTCTTTGGCCTTCATCTAATTTGGATAGGTTGTCTCCTTTTGTAATTCAAGCTCGTTCCTTCTTAGTTTGGTCCGCCTAACACCTTTAGCTTAAAGTCAAGCCTAGCTACAGTTCCCTTTCATAGCAAATTACAATGCTTAGAAGTTGATATGTGCCCAATTAGTTGGGAGATCACTCAATAATTTTGCTAATTAGTCCAATTGATATTTTGTTTTTTACATTTTGTACGCATTGAAAAGGATTGTTAACAGtattttttatgttttaaattaattaaattcataattttataactTTAAATTCTATTAAAAAAGTCAATTACAGTGACGTGGGCAATGGGCAAAATTCCATGAGTAAAATATGCGGGAGAGAGAGAGGTTTTGCGTAATTTTCATGTAGCAGTTACTGTGGGGTCCAGAGGCCACCCCACAACACACTATGATGCCCCATCCCTTCTGAGTTTTGCCCATAtcgtaacattttttttttcttgaacagTTCAATTTTAATGAAATCGTTCTATTTATTGCCACGAATATATAGGCCTATTTCGATGataaattactaaaattaaacTATTTTACTGAAAACAGATCATGACCCACCATGGATTTAGAACGAAACCCAACTAATTCTCTGAGCAACTTGTTCCCAACAATAATTTCAtcgctttctttctttctttcatcAAATGTTCAGAATCCTCAGCTTTTTTCTGCCCAATCAAtcatgaaattttcttttttttttttttttttaaactgaagCTTGCTAATATATCCCAAATTTAAAGGGGGAAAATAATAATTACTCTATCctctttaattttattattttaataaaagggGGGTTCTGCCATTCCTTTCAAGCTTTAATAGAATTTAAAATACGTAAAGCAAAAGAATAATATTTCAGCTTTGGAATAtataggagaaaaaaaaaaaaaaaaaaggaggacgGCCGTTTTAAATTTGTGAGATGCCACATTTGATTAACTTACTATATTTAATATTGCCATGAAAACGTCAGCGTTGCATGCCGATAAGCAAGTCTGACTATGGAATCCGTCCGATTTCAAATTGAAATCAATGATTTAAGTTTTCGAATCAATTATGgttttaataaatttcaattcTTAATTTTGTTTAACTATTTCAATTTTAGTTTGAAAATTAAGCGCTTTGaggataaattaatttattattttgaaaaaatggataattaaataaaaagttcGTTGACCTGCTACAGTAATTATATGAACAACACAGTGATAAAGTATTTGTGGGGGCAACAACTTGAAGTGGTGGGTTTGTAATTAATTAGTTAGGGGTTGGGTTGGGGTGTAGGTAGTATGACTTTTCTTATACTCCAAGCGTTGCCTATCTCATCCACTGACTATTCTTGCTTTTTGTTGGGAGTTAGATTGGTGAACTAATTACTATAGTTAGCTTGTAAGTTTATTCTAGTACGGATAtaattaattgcaaactaaatctaAGGTATCATTAATTAATTCTATACTTTTTTATTACCCACTTCTTCTTATTTAAGTTCttatttgataatattaattattatttaagtaATTATTAATTGTTTTAATAGTTATAAATATtagatattatttattaatagttaattatttatataatgatttaaaataaaaaagtattATTGATTAActgtttatataataatttattaaattttttataattaattattttataaaaaaataataatttactaaaaTCTTATTTAAGaagaattataaatttttattaaaattttaatttttcataataaattcaTTTTACTTCATAATAAAACTAAATAATTACATGTAATAATTTACCTATTTGAGATGTAGTGGTCACGTAGAGAACAATGCTGTAAAAGGATTGGGCGTTGCTTGAGGTTTAAGGCAGGGGCAGgaataaattgaattatatattgaaATGTGAGAACTAAAGCGTGCTCGTTTTAGATAAATCCTATAATGGGTAACCTCGTGAGAAGTTCTTCATTCTATTAATGAGATAAAATCGTGAGTCTCAGGATAGGGTGACATTACAAGCATTCATTCTCGTCATTGAATCGTATGTGTGTCTATCTACTAAAAAAAAACTAAGTAATTAAACTCAAAAAAAGAACTAAAAGCCACTGTTTCAACCATCGGTCGTTACCAAATTAGCAATGACTTGCGCTGCCTAATTTACCTTGGACATGGAGGTAACATTCAAAATGGAGTGTtagaatttaatataattttataatttgagaaaCAATGATGgctaaattttctttataaatcAGTACCTTGTTATTTTTCCACACCAAATTGGTTAAAATGTCTCCACATGCAGGTTTATATTGCACttagataataaaaataaattattgtatGCTCATaatgtatacatatatatttattaaaaatatatattttttattatttaaattaaataaataattaattttgtaagTATTCGACGTATTATTTTCAATTCATTGGATGCATTGTATAATTGTTTTAGCAATGATGCTGAAAAAATAACTGGTCAGAAAAATTATTatgattattataattattattattttaaaaaggtGGGGGCTGAAAGGTAGATGATATCTAACCGTGCCATGACGCCCTTGTCGGCCTCGTCATCAACATCATATATACATATAATATAAGCTATCACATGAAACTCACTCAGtggataagatatatatatatatatatatatatatatatatatacacacacattgcTCATTGGAGTGAACGACCTTGATTTTCAATGGtgggtgaaaaaaaaaattaaattaattaatttctgtgGTGATCTTAACAAGAAATCAAACTAAACATGAGCTAGCAACATATCAAAATTATCATCTCTAACTACAAGAGCAAACAGtttgtggatttttttttttaattcaattcaattttttttctttcaatattagacattattaaataattttatttttttattaatgaatttaATATGAGACCTTTAAATCGAATATAAATAAACTTTCTTTATTTAAATCCCCATTATTTTGTGCAAGTtgtgatgaaaattaaataaaaaaaaagaattttgcaaaaaatataaaaaagaataCACATAAAGTTTGATAAATAAATGTTGGGAGCATAGGAGTTAATGTGATGTGAGGTGGTGGAATTAGAGAATTGCGTGTAAATGCTAAGTATCATTggtttcctcttaaatcaaaagggttGGTGGAAAAGAGTAGTGGTAGCAGGTTTCATGGTGGGTAGAAAAAATGCAGTCGTAATTGGAATGATTCCAAGCACATTACATGGCTTGGATCTGAAATTAGACCCCAGTTTTGACATGGGTCACCAATCAATTCAACgttattttcatttttccataagtaataatttaattgattttttttatttttaaaatataaaaaataaaaacatctcaaatttaaatatttttatttatttattttaaaataatttatctctataataataaaaaaaaagattatcTCTCATCgattattattaagtttattggcctcaattaaataaaaaataaaacaaaacgtTGCTTTCATACTGTGGACTTGGAGGATTTAGCACATGCCTCTTTTTTAGGTTTGTCCGTTTCTCAGTTTGGGCTTGCCGGTGAGTGTGAATCGAATGCAGCCCATGTTTCAAACTTGTTACCATGTTATGGCGGATGAGCAGAGTTCTCGAAACAACCCAAAACTGTGGGCTGTGTGATTGTAATGAGCTCCAAATTTAACATGAACTTGGCCCAATATTCAGGAATGCGTCAGAATTGCTCAAAGGTTTTATAATTTTCAGTTCGATAagtgttgcttcaaataatttaGATTTGAGCTTTTTATGTATATTcaccttttaattttatatataaaactttgtaatttttaagttaatttgattttaattttagtataGAGTATGCATACTTTTTTTTAGTATTAAGGAGGGAATTATCATAAGTAAAACCTTGTAAAGAATAgtcttaattagaaatttaatttcaatgattaaattaaaaaattaaaaacttaacaGAAATGATGACTCAATGTTCAGGCGCGCGCACTGAACGGAAATAAATGAAAGAAGCCGTCATGTCTTCTGTGACCTTcagctgtctctctctctctgcttCAACCcaacatcttcttcttcttcttttctctctactGAGGACCTCTTGCTATCCCTAGCCGGGTGTTACTATTACTTCACATTGCTAATTCGGTGTCACTACCACCGTATTCTTGATTTTCCCGGCTGGGTTCAAGAACTCACGCTGCTCCCGCAGATCTCGGAGACTCGAACTTCACTGTAAGTTGCTTCTTTGAGCTTGCTCTACTTTCTTCTTTCCTAGTTTCCGTTTCAAGTGTTTTTTCGTGGATTCTTAAATATAGTCTGCAAACTGGAAACAAATCATGTAATGTGAACTTCTTGAATTCTTCTAGTGGCATTTGTGTGCAAGGGATAAGGCCTTTTGTTATCTAAATTTTGTGCATTTCTTGGTGGTTTCTCtaatttcaattatatatatattttttaaacttaGGGTTTCTTGTCAAATCTTTCTTTTAATTTGAAACATCTTTAACTGAAAATTATATGTAACGTTTCCCTAATTAATCAGGGTTAATTGCCTATTCAAGAATGGACATGTTTAGAAAATGTTCAGAGTCTGGATGCAAGGGAATCAGTTCTCGAGAACAATGGTTGGGACCCCTGCCACGCCAGCATCTAAGATACAGAGAACCCCTTCCTCAACTCCAGGCGGCTCAAAGTTTCAGCAGGAAAAGATTTTAGGTACCATTCGGATAAGGCCTTTGAACCGGAGGGAGCAAGCGTTGTATTATCTTATCGCTTGGGATTGCCCGGATGATCGCACCATTGTCTTCAAGAATCCGAATCATGAGCGGCCAGCAACACCATACACTTTTGGTATATCTAACATGACTTCCTGGTTTCTTGTGCTTGTGCATGTATTATTACCTACTAGTTTGAGCCAAAATTTGTGCAACTATGTTTAGGAATAGTGAGTGTTTTATTAAGTTAACCCAATGCACACACTACTTGTATTTGTATTTGCGTACGACGGATAAAGTTTTTGACCCTACTTGCTCAACTCAAAGGGTTTACGAAGAAGGGGCTAAGAATGTCGCTCTGTCTGCTCTTATGGGAATTAATGGTAACACCAAATTTGGCTAGGAATCTGAAATTCTTGTAATAAGTGTTTTCTTCGTGTAATTTTCTGAAGGAATTCTGATCATTGCATATTTAACTTCTTGCAGCAACAATCTTTGCATATGGGCAAACAACTAGTGGTAAGGCATTTACCATGAGTGGAATCACTGAAAGTGCTGTCAAGGACATCTATGAGCACATAAAAATGTAAATTATGCTTTCTACTGTATTCTTTAGTTTTCTTGGAAGTGTTGTGGAAGAATAATGAAATATTCAGTTTTTGTTCTGTTCGACAATTGTCATGCATGGAAGGCCTAACAGTTTCTTAATAACAATTGATAATGGTTCTCCATGTTGAAAAATATTTAGTTAATTACATTAATAATtaggatttgagaaattgttgagtttATGTTCATTCTTTCTATCTTTCAGACTCAAGCGAGAGAGTTCATCCTGAAAAGATCAGCCTTGGAGATCTACAATGACACTATTGACCTTTTGAATCGTGAATCTGATTCCCTTAGGCTTTTGGATGATCCTGAGGTATGTATAAAGTATGTCCAAAAGCTAAAGAAAACTGTGTTAGTTAATCTTTTGTTAGTTAATGCTAATTATTTTTCCCTTTGGGAGAACAGAAAGGAACCATTGTTGAAAAGCTAGTTGAAGAAATTGTTAAGGATAGCCAACATTTAAGGCACTTGATTGGAATTTGTGAAGGTAATTTTACTATTTATGTCTGTTATAACTCATTATAGTGTAGGTACATTAATTCCTCTAGCAATATTCATGGCATCCTGTTTGGATAATCTATGGCCAAACACCTCCGAGTCCATGCTGTGTTGTGAAACACAATATGATTCTCAGCAGTTAAAAAGAAAACAGACACACATGTAAATAGGCTCTACTAAGTCCAGTCCCATCAAGCTAGTTACCAATGTATTCTTTTCTTCTTTGTCTCTGGTATCATGTAAAACTTCTGCAATAACTTAAAATTCTGTGTGCATACACTAATAATATAGTCCTTTTATTGTGTTTCCCTATTTTGTGAtctgtttttcttttttaatcatTTGTCTTTGCAGCTCAAAGGCAGGTAGGTGAAACTGATTTGAATGATAAAAGCTCAAGATCACATCAGATAATATGGCTGGTGAgcttaattattattgttaatgtcCATAATCAAGTTGAGATAGGCATTCTCTTTACACCTTTGCATATTACTCAATTCAATCATTGGAACTATTAATTGTAGGCTCTTTTAGTCTAGCCTCTTAGAATTTCCGGTTCTGTTTGTGTTGAACGAATCAACTGAGTCTTTTAGTTATACTATCTTGTTATATTTCATGGGTTAAAGGCATGGGCCATCACCTTCCTTTGCCTTGTATATATTTGTTATTTTTTGAGCTTTTAAAAAAGAAAACACCATTTAGGGATGAGAACAAAAGTATTTACCATATAGGGGTGAGCTTTGCCAGGTTGGAGGAGAGTGAGAGCTAATTACTTGTCATACTAGCTTCTAACAAAtaaaattgcaaaaaaaaaaaaattgctgaagtgaaaaaaaaaaaatgtagctgAACACTACTTGGAGCATTGTCTAGCTGCTAGACATTTCCTAGGCAGCGTCTACCTGCTGGTGTGTATATAGATAGATATTGTCAGTCTTAATCCTAGTGACTAACACCTGCAATCACACCCACAAAGACGCAATTATTGACCAAATAATTACTAatctaaaataatttaataattacagaatataaaaaattttaaaaatacaaatatttatatgtaaaagttgattaatatttattgtagcaaattgataaaattagtataatgaataaattatattaaatattttataaatatttgaaaatttttattatttaacatttattaatttaataaaatattaaattatgataattgTTATGTGGATTTGTATTTAATATAAATGAATTAACAAAGATATTAATAAACAATTgttgaattaaattaattaaaaataaatgaaatgattTATAAATGTTATGGAAAgttaatcattatattatttctcttTATATTCTGTATTTCTATTTAGGACTTCTTATTtaagatttcttcctaattagtagaacacaattataggaatcaattgtgtatatatacccatgtacaaattaattgaaattaaggagaatcatctctttctatatGATATCAGagcctaaagaagtaacaaaacaccgagaacaagaagacaattgattataagaaacaaaagaagagatagggtaagtacatgaacgtttactttTACGAAGAGTAATGGGTAAGTCtaaatcagaatcatgatcagtatgaggtacaggatctctaaacgaagtagctggtggatgatctgagtcaggaatttcCAATCTCTTAGAATAAATATAAACAACTgcaggtcgagtaggtctagagacagaaggaacaggctgtgggaaaggactagacattggttggacagtatatattaagagatcatcctcctccccctgactctcatacacagatgattgaggaaaaaatggagtggattcaaaaaatgtgacatctgcagaaacaagataacgattaagagtaggaaagAAATAGAAGTATCCTTTTTTGCAgctgggagtacccaaggaagacacattcgagagactttggatccaatttagtaacatgtggacgaacatcacgcacaaaacagatacaacaaaaaatacggggttcaatagggaacaaagattttgtaggaaacaaagcagtatgAGAAATattcccattaaggacagaagacggcatacgattgatcaaaaaacatgccgtagaaactgcatccgcccaaaagtgtttagtaactttcatctgaaaaagaagagcatgagttacctcaagaagatgtcgattttttctttcggccacgctatTTTGGGatagggtatccacacaggaagactgatgaagaatgccattttgtgtcatataagactgaaattctactgaaaagtattctttggcattgtcacttcttaatatatgcacaaaaatattaaattgagtttttatttcattacaaaaggcacaaaagatagaaaacaactcagaacgattcttcattaaatataaccaggtaacacgagagtgatcatcaacaaaagtaataaaataaggaAATCTATTTTTAGAAGTAATAGAATAAGGATCCCAAATATcaaaatgaactaactcaaaaggggatgaaacccgtttattgactctagacacagaaggcaaacgatgatattttgcaaactgacacgactcacattctagtactgatgaAGACTGAAACTgatgacacagcttcttcatggtagacaaagaaggatgatccaatctacaatgagcttcaagaggtgttaagatattggagcaaacaagcgaccgcagtacatgattttccaaaatgtagagaccacctgactcacgtcctctaccaataatctgctttgtcataagatcctgaaacagacactggtcaggaaaaaaggaaaaagaacaaTTTaatgtacgagtaagtttactaacagaaagtagattaaaagagaattttggtagacacaaaatagaTGACAAAAAAAATTGACGATGTCGGGTTCGTAGTTCCAGAATCCAGAcataagaagtagaaccatcagctaaagtaacagttgaggaagtgagattagactgaaaagcagatagaagactagaattaccagaatcaataacccatttggatgaggaagacacaaggcatgtagtg
The sequence above is a segment of the Hevea brasiliensis isolate MT/VB/25A 57/8 chromosome 11, ASM3005281v1, whole genome shotgun sequence genome. Coding sequences within it:
- the LOC110653738 gene encoding kinesin-like protein NACK2, with translation MVGTPATPASKIQRTPSSTPGGSKFQQEKILGTIRIRPLNRREQALYYLIAWDCPDDRTIVFKNPNHERPATPYTFVFDPTCSTQRVYEEGAKNVALSALMGINATIFAYGQTTSGKAFTMSGITESATQAREFILKRSALEIYNDTIDLLNRESDSLRLLDDPEKGTIVEKLVEEIVKDSQHLRHLIGICEAQRQVGETDLNDKSSRSHQIIWLRGGHIPYRDSKLTQILQHSLGGNARTASICDMSPALSHVEQTMNALSFASSAKEVTNNAQVKKVRI